In Anas acuta chromosome 5, bAnaAcu1.1, whole genome shotgun sequence, a single window of DNA contains:
- the RPS29 gene encoding small ribosomal subunit protein uS14 gives MGHQQLYWSHPRKFGQGSRSCRVCSNRHGLIRKYGLNMCRQCFRQYAKDIGFIKLD, from the exons ATGGGGCACCAGCAGCTCTACTGGAGCCACCCCAGGAAGTTCGGGCAGGGCTCGCGGTCCTG CCGCGTGTGCTCCAACCGCCACGGCCTGATCCGTAAGTACGGGCTGAACATGTGCCGGCAGTGCTTCCGACAGTACGCCAAGGACATCGGCTTCATCAAG CTGGATTGA